One segment of Pirellulaceae bacterium DNA contains the following:
- a CDS encoding formylmethanofuran dehydrogenase subunit A has translation MSDSLFKISGGYVYDPVHGIDGQVKDIWIKGRKIVEPPTDPHVRPNRTLNATGLVVMPGGVDMHCHIAGPKVNVARKMRPEEKRRDEPVKRTSKTHSGSMGSVPSTFATGYKYAALGYTTAFDAAVPPLSARHAHEEFADTPCIDKGFYVLMGNNHFVMNAIHEKDPERLKAFVAWLLGAAKGYAAKLVNPGGVEVWKQQQAGNVSTIDSNVDFFDVTPRQIIQSMSKTVDHLGLPHPVHIHCNNLGMPGNWLTTQHSMEALDGHRGHMTHIQFHSYGGGDGDEDTFNSKVAPLADYVNSHENVTVDVGQVMFGETTSMTGDGPLGYFLSNVYGTKWFSSDTELESGCGIAPIKYRNKSLVHSLQWAIGLEWYLMVEDPWRVVMSTDHPNGGSFLAYPQIVRLLMDRTYRQDIMKTVHPLIRERCNLADLDREYSLNEIAIITRAGPARILGLHHKGHLGPGADADITIYTPHENKETMFELPRYVIKDGQILVEEGDIREEHYGRTLHVGPQYDTDIEPQIADWFEQYYSVRFRNYPVGAHYLHDAEQIPCDGS, from the coding sequence ATGAGTGATTCTCTTTTTAAGATTTCGGGTGGTTATGTCTATGACCCTGTCCACGGCATCGATGGCCAGGTAAAAGATATTTGGATCAAGGGGCGGAAGATTGTCGAACCACCGACGGATCCGCATGTACGACCGAATCGGACGTTGAACGCAACTGGCTTGGTGGTGATGCCCGGTGGCGTTGATATGCATTGCCACATTGCGGGTCCGAAAGTAAATGTAGCGCGCAAGATGCGGCCAGAGGAAAAGCGGCGAGACGAGCCTGTAAAGCGAACTTCAAAAACACACAGCGGTTCGATGGGCAGTGTTCCGAGCACTTTTGCGACCGGTTACAAATATGCCGCACTTGGCTATACGACCGCATTCGATGCAGCTGTGCCACCGTTGTCGGCCCGGCACGCCCATGAAGAATTCGCAGACACTCCCTGTATCGACAAGGGATTCTATGTTTTGATGGGCAACAACCATTTCGTGATGAATGCAATCCACGAGAAGGATCCCGAACGCTTAAAAGCCTTTGTCGCTTGGTTGCTTGGTGCGGCCAAGGGGTATGCTGCAAAGTTGGTGAATCCGGGCGGAGTCGAAGTCTGGAAGCAGCAGCAGGCAGGCAATGTTTCGACGATTGACTCAAATGTGGATTTCTTTGACGTTACGCCACGACAGATTATCCAATCGATGTCCAAAACGGTTGACCATTTGGGACTCCCTCATCCGGTCCACATACATTGCAACAATCTGGGGATGCCAGGTAACTGGTTGACAACTCAGCATTCTATGGAGGCTTTAGATGGTCATCGGGGGCACATGACCCATATTCAGTTTCATAGTTACGGTGGTGGCGATGGTGATGAGGATACCTTCAACAGTAAAGTGGCTCCGCTCGCCGACTACGTCAACTCGCACGAGAATGTGACGGTTGACGTCGGGCAGGTCATGTTCGGTGAAACGACGAGTATGACTGGCGATGGACCGCTTGGTTACTTTCTTTCCAATGTTTACGGTACGAAGTGGTTCAGTTCGGACACCGAACTCGAATCCGGTTGCGGTATCGCCCCCATCAAATATCGCAACAAAAGTTTGGTGCATTCATTGCAGTGGGCGATCGGGCTAGAGTGGTATTTGATGGTCGAGGATCCTTGGCGAGTCGTGATGAGTACGGATCATCCAAATGGTGGATCTTTTCTCGCCTATCCGCAGATTGTGCGATTACTCATGGACCGCACCTATCGCCAGGACATCATGAAAACCGTGCACCCTTTAATTCGCGAACGGTGTAATTTGGCGGATCTTGATCGAGAGTACTCACTCAATGAAATTGCCATCATTACGCGCGCCGGGCCTGCAAGAATTCTGGGCCTGCATCACAAGGGGCATCTGGGCCCTGGGGCGGATGCTGATATTACAATCTATACGCCCCACGAAAATAAAGAAACGATGTTTGAATTGCCCAGGTACGTGATTAAGGACGGCCAAATCCTTGTCGAAGAGGGAGATATTCGGGAGGAGCATTATGGCCGCACGTTACATGTTGGGCCTCAATACGATACCGACATTGAACCGCAGATTGCCGACTGGTTTGAACAGTATTACTCGGTTCGTTTCCGAAATTATCCGGTCGGTGCGCATTATCTACATGATGCAGAGCAGATTCCTTGCGACGGCAGCTGA
- a CDS encoding molybdenum cofactor guanylyltransferase: MTAAIILCGGQSSRMGFPKANLPFGPESMLQRVVRQLESAVTTRIVVSAIGQPLPTLPADVQVVRDEQPERGPLEGLAAGMKAISNVDTICYATSCDVPFLKPTWVHRLLELMRDEDDIVVPVDGRHHHPLAALYRRRVLPLATSLLCQNRLRPFFLFEEASTRRIDVNDLRSVDPELDSLVNINNAEEYRQALERAEYPFPSQLHKQLRDPS; the protein is encoded by the coding sequence ATGACTGCAGCAATTATTCTCTGTGGAGGACAAAGCTCGCGGATGGGTTTTCCGAAGGCCAATCTGCCCTTTGGCCCAGAATCCATGCTTCAGCGAGTAGTTCGGCAACTGGAATCAGCGGTAACCACTCGAATCGTGGTTTCCGCGATCGGGCAGCCTTTACCCACCCTACCGGCGGATGTCCAAGTTGTCCGAGATGAACAGCCCGAACGAGGTCCGCTCGAAGGGTTGGCAGCGGGCATGAAGGCGATCAGCAATGTCGACACGATCTGTTATGCAACCAGCTGCGACGTCCCCTTTCTCAAGCCTACCTGGGTTCACCGCCTCCTGGAGTTGATGCGTGATGAGGATGACATCGTCGTCCCGGTCGATGGCCGCCACCATCACCCTCTGGCTGCACTCTACCGCCGGCGAGTCCTCCCGCTGGCTACTTCGCTGCTCTGCCAGAATCGCCTGCGGCCATTTTTTTTGTTCGAGGAGGCAAGCACTCGGAGAATCGACGTCAACGATTTACGGAGCGTCGACCCGGAACTTGATTCGCTCGTGAATATCAACAACGCTGAGGAATATCGCCAAGCCTTAGAGCGCGCGGAATACCCTTTCCCATCGCAACTGCACAAACAACTACGAGATCCGTCCTGA
- a CDS encoding formylmethanofuran dehydrogenase subunit C, with protein MALEITYRNKCSVPVEVEGIVPDRLVGKELDEIRREPIFVGNEETTLGDLFDVAGDAAEPCIEWHGELAGVHWIGAKMKSGTVRIHGDVGRHVGSEMAGGEIHIFGAAGDWLGGELKGGLIHARGGAGHLVGAAYRGSRRGMTGGTILVEGGVGNELGHTMRRGLIVVGGGAGDLIGFNMLAGTILVLGEVGIRHGAGMKRGTIGFFGDDAPELLPTFKYACRFDSQALTLVYREVERLGYSLPPEVELAELSLYNGDFIEGGRGEILIRSSAGESSCIAG; from the coding sequence ATGGCGTTAGAAATTACTTATCGGAATAAGTGTTCTGTTCCCGTCGAGGTCGAGGGGATTGTTCCTGATCGACTGGTAGGAAAAGAGCTTGATGAAATTCGTCGTGAACCAATATTTGTCGGTAATGAGGAAACTACCCTGGGAGATCTATTCGATGTTGCAGGTGATGCTGCCGAACCCTGTATTGAATGGCATGGTGAGCTTGCGGGGGTTCACTGGATAGGTGCCAAAATGAAGTCAGGTACCGTCCGAATTCATGGTGATGTGGGCCGGCATGTTGGAAGTGAGATGGCTGGCGGTGAGATCCACATTTTCGGAGCTGCCGGTGATTGGTTGGGCGGCGAGTTAAAGGGAGGGCTTATTCACGCTCGCGGTGGCGCGGGTCATCTCGTTGGCGCCGCCTATCGAGGTAGTCGGCGTGGCATGACGGGAGGCACAATCTTGGTTGAAGGCGGCGTCGGCAACGAACTCGGGCATACCATGCGGCGAGGTTTGATTGTTGTCGGGGGTGGGGCCGGTGATTTGATCGGATTCAATATGTTGGCCGGCACAATTTTGGTCTTAGGTGAGGTTGGAATTCGGCATGGAGCTGGTATGAAACGCGGGACCATCGGATTTTTTGGGGACGATGCCCCGGAACTGTTGCCAACTTTTAAGTATGCTTGTCGATTTGATTCTCAAGCGCTGACCCTGGTTTATCGAGAGGTGGAACGGTTAGGATATTCACTTCCACCGGAAGTTGAGTTGGCGGAATTGTCACTTTACAACGGGGATTTTATCGAAGGTGGCCGAGGTGAGATCTTAATTCGTTCCAGCGCTGGGGAATCTTCTTGCATCGCAGGTTAG
- a CDS encoding ABC transporter ATP-binding protein: MTDRPAIEINHLGKEYRHGWFGKRVNALHDVSFQVFPGQVFGLLGPNGAGKTTLIKILLGIVRSTAGSARLLNYAAGDRRGRRRVGYLPEHLRLARHQSARTALELYGKLNGLSNRQILEKRDDLLTMVGLAGRDCESVRRFSKGMQQRLGLAQALLHDPDVLILDEPTDGLDPVGRQQIRQLLHHLRDQGRTVFLNSHLLQEVELICDQVAILDHGQLKFVGTIGALTPTAETDLRIQVSGDEKAIHEVTNGYPDVTVVPLPDGLHSIHLSVPDQVTADSLVDQLRQHNVSIVQLNRNKKTLESAFLELISEKAELV; the protein is encoded by the coding sequence TTGACTGATCGTCCAGCAATTGAGATCAATCATTTGGGGAAAGAGTATCGCCACGGTTGGTTTGGTAAACGCGTGAACGCGTTGCACGATGTGTCTTTTCAGGTCTTTCCCGGACAGGTTTTTGGTCTTTTGGGTCCCAACGGCGCTGGAAAGACAACACTCATCAAGATTCTTTTGGGCATTGTGCGTTCCACGGCGGGTTCTGCTCGCTTGTTGAATTACGCGGCCGGAGATCGTCGTGGGCGTCGCCGTGTTGGTTATTTGCCGGAACACCTCCGTCTTGCTCGGCACCAAAGTGCGCGAACTGCACTCGAACTCTATGGCAAGCTCAATGGATTGTCGAATCGCCAAATCTTAGAGAAACGCGATGATTTGCTAACGATGGTCGGCCTCGCAGGGCGTGATTGTGAATCGGTACGGCGATTTTCGAAAGGTATGCAGCAGCGATTAGGGTTGGCTCAGGCTCTGCTTCACGATCCGGATGTGTTGATTCTTGATGAGCCTACGGATGGACTCGATCCTGTGGGGCGACAGCAAATTCGGCAGCTATTGCATCATTTGCGAGATCAGGGACGGACCGTATTTTTGAACAGTCATTTGTTGCAGGAAGTTGAGCTGATATGTGACCAAGTTGCCATTTTAGACCACGGCCAGTTGAAATTCGTGGGGACAATCGGCGCGTTGACGCCGACTGCAGAGACCGACTTGAGAATTCAGGTATCGGGTGACGAAAAAGCAATTCATGAAGTGACGAACGGCTATCCGGACGTCACGGTTGTTCCCTTGCCGGACGGCCTTCACTCCATTCATTTGTCAGTACCGGACCAAGTCACTGCTGATTCGTTAGTCGATCAATTACGGCAACATAATGTCAGCATTGTTCAATTGAATCGGAACAAGAAAACACTCGAAAGTGCCTTCTTGGAACTGATTTCTGAGAAAGCTGAACTCGTATGA
- a CDS encoding ABC transporter permease, translating to MRPYLAIIKDSFREALASRVLWILLLLITLVFVAISPIGWQRQLTSRLGPNDLMRLEGLARRLDTDDGPTETPEGRLRARLSDNLLSKLAEHAAKSDDEERMRVFKLQRELAAELDAEFATLDFYDQQVWRGAELNEEARKLADQGLENLSEGELRRFNRLSLEAAFPRHIRTRPSRSVLFTYFNWDVGFPLPMTDEQVRDLVENTLATFMNFFVGFVGVFCGILVTASIIPSMFDAGSINLLLSKPISRSLLYLSKFIGGCSFVLINATYLILGLWLIVGWRLGIWNLRLLCCIPVFLFLFVLYYSVSGLAGLIWRNTVVCVTITIVFWFICFIVGNAKLMIDTLVHNPNRIVRIIPAAEELFSRTDNGQVRRWTSEATSWTDAFSTDGPSFVPPFIITKIGPIYDPINKRLIQVERGWPKFRLLTGTAADGWAALEVGDAPSETSALLNEQDGRPIAIASSGIVRFRDSVTPVADRPKIFGFEIPLPDQQGTSEEVVLDPRISLGGGAQVAISPTSGMLYVWKDGQLYAYQREGADYMLRNEVALSEVSQRAVMAAAGKLIVVARADGSVEVIDADSLEVKQQYHPEANNAPRYVVASPDGSFFAVVFHTRNLWVYDAAAAEPLENSWVGQGDISAANFLSDREMVVADRGNRVTEYELPAGKVVRQWAPTGSLMQRLSWYLIDPIYTIFPRPGELQQTTTYILTGKEAMSVGRRADSLDTMYLKADPWAPVWSSLAFTGVVLIISCVYISRAEF from the coding sequence ATGAGACCCTACCTCGCGATTATCAAGGATTCATTTCGCGAAGCATTGGCGTCGCGAGTTTTGTGGATCCTTTTGCTCCTAATCACATTGGTCTTCGTGGCAATCTCTCCCATCGGTTGGCAACGTCAGTTAACGTCGCGCCTCGGGCCGAATGACTTGATGCGTTTGGAGGGGCTGGCGCGGCGATTGGATACGGATGATGGGCCGACTGAGACACCCGAGGGTCGTCTACGGGCAAGATTGAGTGATAATTTGTTGAGTAAACTGGCGGAACACGCGGCCAAATCGGATGACGAGGAACGCATGCGCGTGTTTAAGCTGCAACGAGAGCTTGCAGCCGAACTGGATGCCGAATTTGCGACCCTCGACTTTTATGATCAACAAGTCTGGCGAGGGGCCGAACTCAACGAAGAGGCACGGAAGTTGGCTGATCAGGGACTTGAGAATCTATCTGAAGGTGAGTTGCGACGGTTCAATCGTTTGTCGCTCGAAGCCGCCTTTCCTAGGCACATTCGTACACGCCCCAGTCGTTCTGTTCTGTTTACCTACTTCAACTGGGATGTGGGCTTTCCCTTGCCGATGACCGACGAGCAAGTGAGGGATCTCGTTGAGAATACATTGGCAACCTTTATGAATTTCTTCGTCGGTTTTGTCGGCGTATTTTGTGGCATTTTGGTGACCGCATCGATCATCCCGAGCATGTTTGATGCCGGGTCTATCAATTTGCTGCTCAGCAAACCCATTTCACGTTCGTTGTTGTACCTATCCAAATTCATTGGCGGATGTTCTTTTGTCTTGATCAATGCGACCTATCTCATTCTTGGGTTGTGGTTGATCGTTGGTTGGCGATTGGGGATCTGGAATCTCCGACTGTTATGTTGCATTCCTGTATTCCTGTTTCTCTTTGTCCTCTATTACTCCGTATCCGGATTGGCAGGTCTCATTTGGCGCAACACCGTGGTGTGTGTCACGATTACGATCGTTTTTTGGTTCATCTGTTTTATCGTCGGTAACGCGAAGTTGATGATTGACACGTTGGTACACAATCCGAATCGTATCGTCCGAATTATTCCCGCGGCTGAAGAGCTCTTCAGTAGGACCGACAATGGACAGGTGCGACGGTGGACGAGTGAAGCGACGAGTTGGACGGACGCGTTTTCGACCGATGGGCCATCTTTTGTGCCGCCATTCATTATCACGAAAATCGGGCCAATCTATGATCCAATCAACAAGAGGTTGATCCAGGTTGAGCGGGGTTGGCCAAAGTTTCGTTTGCTGACGGGAACGGCAGCAGATGGTTGGGCCGCTCTCGAAGTCGGTGACGCGCCGTCAGAAACATCTGCCTTGTTGAACGAACAGGATGGTCGGCCGATCGCTATCGCTTCGAGCGGCATCGTTCGATTTCGAGACTCTGTAACGCCTGTTGCCGATCGTCCGAAGATTTTCGGCTTTGAGATACCCTTGCCGGATCAGCAGGGTACATCGGAAGAGGTGGTGTTGGATCCGCGTATTTCGTTAGGCGGTGGCGCTCAGGTCGCAATTTCGCCAACGTCGGGCATGCTTTACGTTTGGAAAGACGGACAGCTTTATGCCTATCAGCGGGAGGGGGCAGATTACATGTTGAGGAATGAGGTTGCTCTGAGCGAAGTTTCGCAGCGCGCAGTGATGGCCGCCGCTGGAAAACTCATTGTTGTAGCGCGTGCCGATGGTTCTGTCGAGGTGATCGATGCAGACTCGTTGGAGGTGAAGCAACAGTATCATCCTGAGGCCAACAATGCGCCTCGCTATGTTGTGGCCTCGCCAGACGGCAGTTTTTTTGCGGTCGTTTTTCACACGCGGAATCTTTGGGTTTATGATGCGGCTGCAGCAGAGCCGCTTGAGAATTCCTGGGTCGGGCAGGGGGATATTTCCGCGGCCAATTTTCTTTCTGATCGGGAAATGGTGGTTGCGGACCGAGGGAATCGAGTCACGGAGTATGAGTTGCCGGCTGGTAAAGTGGTCCGGCAGTGGGCGCCGACTGGGTCACTGATGCAACGGCTGTCTTGGTATTTAATTGATCCGATTTACACCATTTTTCCGCGTCCGGGCGAGCTCCAGCAGACAACCACCTACATTTTGACGGGTAAAGAAGCCATGTCCGTTGGTCGCAGAGCTGATTCATTGGATACCATGTATTTGAAAGCGGATCCATGGGCTCCGGTCTGGAGTAGCCTTGCCTTCACAGGGGTTGTGCTAATCATCTCCTGTGTTTACATTTCCCGCGCTGAATTCTAG